The genome window AGGCAGTATTCCGCTAGAAGATTTCTTCACTGAGTTGGTCGCCTACCTCTTCAGTACAGACAAGGAAATTCTCTATTCTTGGCTTAAGAATTTAAACTTATTGGATATAAATATTTATTTGGATGCCTATGTTTCAACACAGAGGGAGTTTGAGCCTCTTGATGATCATCGTTTAGCTAGCCGCCCAGATATCTTAATTGAGCTAGTAGATGCTAAAAGTCGTAGCATCATCTTTATCGAAAGTAAGATTGGCTCTCAGGAAGGCTACGAGCAGCTTTCAAGGTATGCCGAGATTTTGCATGGAATTTCAGGGTTCCAGCACAAATTTCTTTTGTACATTACTCGTGATTTTGATCCAAAAGATCAAGCAGATATTTTGAAGAATATTTCTCAATCTACCGTTCAGTTCAGGCAATTGAGGTGGCATCAGTTCTATCGATTTTTGAAATCTCAGGCAGATACAATGCTTGTTAAAGAAATTGTGACATTTATGGATGAGTATCGCATGGCACATAACAATCAGTTCTCTTCTATTGACGTGATTGCGTTAGCAAATTTCACAAAATCACTAAAACTTATGGAAGAGACAATGTGGGGAGAAGTCAGTCAGCGCTTTGAGAAAGTTCTGGGAGCAATTAAGCAAAAGTCTACAGCTCTTACCCAGATTCAATGGCATGGGCGGTATTTAATGACTGCCTCAATGCCAAGTGGAAGATGGTGGTGTGGTCTAGGCTTTATTCTAAAGACATCACATTTAACTGATTACCCAATAGTACGTCTCGTACTTGAAGTAGATCCTAATTCACCGCGTCGAGCAGAAATTATTGAAACGATGAAAGATATTTGCGAACAGTACGGTTGGAGGGGTTATAACTTAGATAGCTCAAAAGACTGGGCAGGAATAGTTCGAGACAAAAGTTTACAGGATTTTCTTTCTGAAGAAGACCATGTGGTGGCTGTCAAAAGATTTTTCCTGCAAGCACTAGATGAGTTAGAAAAGATCAAAGATCAGTATTCAAAACTTCCTTGGGTAGCAATTCAAGGCAATGGAGAAAGCTCTGATGATACGTTGCCAGCTACCTAACAAATCGTTGCAACGGCGGAATAAAGATAATCGGTGGGGATGCCAGGGTTACTAACCGCCGTTGAACTCAATCGTTATCTCGCAAACGCTGCCTGACTTTGGAGATGGTTCGGAATCTCGATCGAGAGTTAAGCTAAATAAAACTCCGAGTTCTGCATCGATGCTTATTAGAAGCGAATAATTTCGATCGTGCATCGCGATCGCACAAAACAAACATCAAATTCTCGAAAGAAGTTGGTTTGCCCGAGAATTAATGGAACCTGAGAGGCTTGTGCCCAAGCAAATGCTAGGCGAACGGGTTCCAGATTCCCAATTTGAACATCTACAAATACACCCCGCGCCTCAACCGTTGCCAGATTTCCAGCCAATGGCAAGCGGACAGTTTGTTCCTCCCAAATTGCACCCAATTGCAGACCAATGTCATAAGGTAATAGATTGACCGCAGACCCAGTATCTAGCAGTGCATTCGCCGAGACAGAAAAGCCTGCATGAATCAGAGTGATGGGAATGGTGGGTAATGCTTCATTGTCAGAAAAGGGAAACTCGATCGAACCAGGCATGAGTAGATGCCTCTCGATCGTCCTGAATCATCTGCATCATAATGTTTGCAGCTTCCGTTGCATCGTAGGGCGACCGAACCGGATACTCTGATGCAGAAAAGATGACTTGTAATTCAGCGTCTGGGATTTGTGCGGCTAGGAGTTTGAAGAGTGATAATTTGTCTGACTGGCTCAGATTGTTCACCAAAGGAATTAACTCAGCGAGAGACATGGTTTAAACTCCCAGAAGTACGAGAATACATCTATCATAAACGCTGCCTGACTTTGGAGATGATTCGGAAGCTCGATCGACAATTAAGAATTCCGGTGGATAAATGTCGCCCTGCATTACCAACACTAATTGCTGCTTTATTCTACGATTTATCAACAGATAAAAAAATCAAAATCCCTTCAATCGGTGAAAAACGGGAACGGGAATTGCCATCTCCTACAGCTATGACTTGATATGATATCTACGACCAAGCCAACTGGTTGAGCCAACAATCCCCGTACCTTGATAGTCGGGGAGTGTCAACAACAACTATCAAGGCAACTCAACCGAACTCGGTTTAGCAATGTGAGGCAAACCCCAGCCCAATTTTTCCCGCAAAATGTGGAAAAACTCAAAAGATTGCAAGCGAATAAAGCGGGCTGGGTACTGAGCTCGCTCGACTTGCACCCAATCTTCGGGCAGAACATAACATCCGCCGTTACCGTCTACGACCATTACCAGGCGGTTCGGACTCGCCGGCAAAATCTTGACCGGCTCGGTGTTGGAAAACACCAAAGCCCGCGAAGCCATTGAATGCGGGCAAATAGGCAGCAACTGCAGCACCGGCACTCCGGGAATGATCACAGGCCCACCGGCAGAAAGGGCATAAGCTGTCGATCCTGTGGGAGTTGCGATGATGACTCCATCTGCGGCAATGTCAACAGAGGCGTGCTGGCCGATCGCCACTTCAAAATGACACATACAAGTCAGCGGTTCCCGGTGCAGCACCATTTCATTGAGACAAAGGGCTTCCCAGAGGCAGTCGTTTTCTCGAAACAGCCGCACGGCCAGCATCGATCTTTCTTCGATTTCGTATTCTCCGGCGATTACCTTTTCCAAAGCTTGCGGCAGCAAGTTCAGGTAAGTTTCTGTTAAAAAGCCCATGTGACCGGTATTGACAGTCAGCAGCGGCACTCCGATGGGAGCAACTTGGCGAAATGCCGACAGCACCGTACCGTCGCCGCCCAAAACCACTGCAAACTCCATGTCGCTGTCAAAACCGGGGGGGACGAGTTGTTCGATCGGGTTGTGGCACAGGGGGCGATCGGGGCTAGAATAGCCCAGAATTCCTCCAGAACCAGAAACCGAGCAAACCTCCCAGCCGCGGGCAGTCAGCTTGTCTTGCAACTCTGCGGCGATACGACAAGCCACAGGTTTAACGTCGTTGTATATAATCCCAGCTTTCGGCACTTTAAAATGTAAAGGGCATTTTTTGTTTACTCCGTTTTTTAGTTTTAAGCTGCTCGTACTCTATTTCCTTGAGCTTCTTCATAATCAGATTAAAGTATTCTTCGAGATAAGACTCCAAAGTAGTAGTTTCTTTGGGGTCGAGTCCGAAGACACTGTAAACATCATCCATCGGAGCTTTCAAGGGTTTTCCGGCTGCCAAAACTTCTGAAAAAGCCAATCTGTCAGCTACGTTCCAACTCCACTGAAAAAACTTAGCAAATTGACGAGTAGCCTTCAACAAGGCGTCTGGGGTGCGCGTAATTTTGGCTTGCTTCCCTGACAGCCGTTCGCACAAGCGCACGATTTCTTCAGCATCCCAAGCGCGATTTCCCACCACCGGAAAGCTTTTTTTCTCGGTTTCAGGAACTGAAAGGGCCCGGACGGCAAATTTAGCAACGTCCTGAGTGTTCATGTAGGCAAGGGCGGATGGCTTGTTGGGCAGCCAGACTGCCTGATTGTCCAAAATCGGCATTGCATACAGGCTCAGCAGTCCTTGCAAAAAGCCGCAAGGTCTCAAGATTGTGTAGTCTAGACCGGATTCTGCTAAGAACAGTTCGGTACAGCGCTTAATTTCCAACAAGGGGACTTGGGGATATTTCTCCGCGTCGAGAAAGGAAAAGAATATGTAACGCTTGATGCCTGCTGCTGCTGCTGCTTGGATCAGCGATACTTTTCCGTCCCAGTCTACTCTTTTGATGCTGACAGAATCGCCGGCACTGGCTGTTGCTGCATCGATAATAGCACTGACGCCTTCTAGGGCCGGAGGCAAACTGTCTGGCTGGCAAAGGTTCCCCGGTACGAGTTCAGCGCCCCATTCTTTCAAAAATGCAGCTTTTCTGTAACTTCTGACTAAACAGCGCACCTGGTAGCCCTCGTCTAGGGCGCGGCGGGCTATTTGGCGGCCGAGAGTGCCGGTGGCACCTAAAATCAATAAAGTCATCTAGGGATTAATTATGAATCTTAAACTTTCTATAAGATGGTATCAGGTTTTTGTTAAGTTTTTTATAAAAACTTAACAAAAACCTGAAATTTTCTCATTTTAGGCTTGAGATATTCGGCCCAAGGCTGGCTTTCGGCAGCAAGTAGACTCTAGAAGGCAGAAGGTAGAAGGCTTGTGAAGGATTGGTTGAAAAAAACTTATTCTTCGCGGCCTTGCAATTTGAGCAGGAGGAAGCCTCCACCTATACCCACGAAAATTAGGGAAAAGGACAAAAAGGCTGCATTGAAAATTTCAGGATTCATGATTTGATAAGTCCCATTGGGCGATCGCATTAAATAAAGATAATATAATTTGGGGCAAGCAGGTACATGAATGCTAAAATTTCAGTGCCGAAATTCCTGTATTTTGTTGGAGAAAACTGCCTTGAGTCTCGATCGGGAATCAAAACTAGCTGTAACTCTGGGAGATCCGGCGGGAATTGGCCCGGAAGTGATTCTCAAGGCATTGGCAGAGCCCGCTGCTGGTTTGAGGATAACGGTTATAGGTTCTAGGAGAGTTTTGCAGGAAACTTACGATCGGTTGCGATCGAGCAATCCCGCAGCACAAGCGGCAAATCCCGAAACATTAAATATTATTGATATCGAACCAGACAGCAAGTGGGGCGAAATAGTCCCCGGTGTCGGTAGTGCGGCTAGCGGGGCTGCTAGCTTTGCTTACATGGAAAGCGCGATCGGCCGTACCCTCGCCGGCGAATTCTCCGCCATCGTGACAGCCCCGATTTCCAAAACTTGCTGGCAGGCGGCCGGTTACAATTATCCCGGACAAACAGAACTCCTCGCAGAAAGGGCAAAATCGCAGCGATTCGGAATGCTGTTTGCCGCCACATCTCCCCACAGTGGCTGGACGCTGGTAACTTTACTCGCTACCACACATATTTCCCTCCGTCAAGTCCCCGATGCTTTGACTCCAGAATTGCTGAGCGAAAAACTAGAATTGCTGGTAGAGTGTTTGCGGGAAGATTTTGGGCTGGAAAGACCGAAAATTGCGATTTCTGGCTTAAATCCTCACAGCGGCGAAAATGGCAAACTGGGAAATGAAGAGCAAGACTGGATGATACCTTGGTTGGAAACGCAGCGCGATCGCTTTCCTCAAGTGCAGTTAGACGGGCCAGTCCCGCCCGATACCCTGTGGGTAAAACCGGCTAAAGTTTGGTACGGTTTAGCCAAGGAAGCTCACGACGGTTACTTGGCAATGTACCACGACCAGGGGTTGATTCCAGTAAAATTGATGGCTTTCGATCGAGCAGTCAACACTACAATTGGCTTGCCTTTTGTCCGCACATCTCCGGATCACGGCACAGCTTTTGATATTGTAGGTCAAGGGCTTGCGGATGCCTCCAGCATGAAGGCAGCATTGCAGTTGGCGGCTCAGTTGGCTAGTCGCAGAACAGCAGTTAAAATAGGGCGATAGCTTTAGTACGCCTGACGCTTGGAAAAATTGTGTCATTCCTATTGATTTTCGCTGGGGTGAGGCGGCAAGCAAGCTGGTAATTTCCTTCGGTCGATTAAAATCAAATTTTGGTAGGGCAGTATGGCAGCATTTAATGATAATTCAGGCAAAATATATCAGTCAGAAAAAGAGGTCTCTGATGCAACTATGGCAAGTTCTAAAGCTGGAGAGCAACTCCAGGAATTGCTAACTATACTGACTGAATTTCAGTTATTGAAGAAATCCAAAAAAGAACCAAGCGAGCTGAAATTACCGCTTTCGGAAAAGTCTGTTCAGCGATTAGAGGATGAGGAAAATCGGCGCAAACAATTGTCTTTCCTGATCGAATCACCGAGTATTGTACCGGAAGTATTAACGAATGAGGAAGAGATCCCACCTCAAAGACGAGAAAACAATAATGAGGAACCAGATTTATCTAGAGTCGCGAAGGTAGCTAAAAAAAATCTGCCCTCGGAAGAAG of Oscillatoria nigro-viridis PCC 7112 contains these proteins:
- the petM gene encoding cytochrome b6-f complex subunit PetM, whose translation is MRSPNGTYQIMNPEIFNAAFLSFSLIFVGIGGGFLLLKLQGREE
- a CDS encoding SDR family oxidoreductase → MTLLILGATGTLGRQIARRALDEGYQVRCLVRSYRKAAFLKEWGAELVPGNLCQPDSLPPALEGVSAIIDAATASAGDSVSIKRVDWDGKVSLIQAAAAAGIKRYIFFSFLDAEKYPQVPLLEIKRCTELFLAESGLDYTILRPCGFLQGLLSLYAMPILDNQAVWLPNKPSALAYMNTQDVAKFAVRALSVPETEKKSFPVVGNRAWDAEEIVRLCERLSGKQAKITRTPDALLKATRQFAKFFQWSWNVADRLAFSEVLAAGKPLKAPMDDVYSVFGLDPKETTTLESYLEEYFNLIMKKLKEIEYEQLKTKKRSKQKMPFTF
- a CDS encoding NAD(+) kinase → MPKAGIIYNDVKPVACRIAAELQDKLTARGWEVCSVSGSGGILGYSSPDRPLCHNPIEQLVPPGFDSDMEFAVVLGGDGTVLSAFRQVAPIGVPLLTVNTGHMGFLTETYLNLLPQALEKVIAGEYEIEERSMLAVRLFRENDCLWEALCLNEMVLHREPLTCMCHFEVAIGQHASVDIAADGVIIATPTGSTAYALSAGGPVIIPGVPVLQLLPICPHSMASRALVFSNTEPVKILPASPNRLVMVVDGNGGCYVLPEDWVQVERAQYPARFIRLQSFEFFHILREKLGWGLPHIAKPSSVELP
- a CDS encoding PD-(D/E)XK nuclease family protein, translating into MLVALFSRLLNLNTGSIPLEDFFTELVAYLFSTDKEILYSWLKNLNLLDINIYLDAYVSTQREFEPLDDHRLASRPDILIELVDAKSRSIIFIESKIGSQEGYEQLSRYAEILHGISGFQHKFLLYITRDFDPKDQADILKNISQSTVQFRQLRWHQFYRFLKSQADTMLVKEIVTFMDEYRMAHNNQFSSIDVIALANFTKSLKLMEETMWGEVSQRFEKVLGAIKQKSTALTQIQWHGRYLMTASMPSGRWWCGLGFILKTSHLTDYPIVRLVLEVDPNSPRRAEIIETMKDICEQYGWRGYNLDSSKDWAGIVRDKSLQDFLSEEDHVVAVKRFFLQALDELEKIKDQYSKLPWVAIQGNGESSDDTLPAT
- a CDS encoding aspartyl protease family protein, whose product is MPGSIEFPFSDNEALPTIPITLIHAGFSVSANALLDTGSAVNLLPYDIGLQLGAIWEEQTVRLPLAGNLATVEARGVFVDVQIGNLEPVRLAFAWAQASQVPLILGQTNFFREFDVCFVRSRCTIEIIRF
- the pdxA gene encoding 4-hydroxythreonine-4-phosphate dehydrogenase PdxA translates to MLKFQCRNSCILLEKTALSLDRESKLAVTLGDPAGIGPEVILKALAEPAAGLRITVIGSRRVLQETYDRLRSSNPAAQAANPETLNIIDIEPDSKWGEIVPGVGSAASGAASFAYMESAIGRTLAGEFSAIVTAPISKTCWQAAGYNYPGQTELLAERAKSQRFGMLFAATSPHSGWTLVTLLATTHISLRQVPDALTPELLSEKLELLVECLREDFGLERPKIAISGLNPHSGENGKLGNEEQDWMIPWLETQRDRFPQVQLDGPVPPDTLWVKPAKVWYGLAKEAHDGYLAMYHDQGLIPVKLMAFDRAVNTTIGLPFVRTSPDHGTAFDIVGQGLADASSMKAALQLAAQLASRRTAVKIGR